In the genome of Phyllobacterium zundukense, one region contains:
- the xdhC gene encoding xanthine dehydrogenase accessory protein XdhC has protein sequence MPTNCDDIRDFLNRRRHAVLAEVRAADGSTPREAGAWMLVAADCIFGTIGGGQLEFMAIDHARRALENGAQMDEMTIPLGPEIGQCCGGRVSLGFKRVDRTVAMTLIEKVDLEIAQRPHVYIFGAGHVGDALAMALSLVPLRTILVDTREDELSATQVPGIETCLTAMPEAVVRDAPAGSAFVVLTHDHALDFLITTEALARNDASYVGMIGSKTKRATFRSWLTREVGRPEFFDRLVCPVGGTAVKDKRPTVIAALAAAEIMVSALNYRLTPNVAPKERRRVPA, from the coding sequence ATGCCGACGAACTGCGACGATATCCGGGACTTTCTGAATCGACGCAGGCACGCCGTTCTCGCTGAGGTGAGGGCCGCAGACGGCTCCACTCCGCGCGAAGCCGGAGCCTGGATGCTGGTGGCAGCGGATTGCATTTTTGGCACCATAGGCGGTGGGCAGCTCGAATTCATGGCAATTGATCACGCGCGCAGGGCGCTCGAAAACGGCGCCCAAATGGATGAAATGACGATCCCGCTTGGACCGGAGATTGGCCAATGCTGCGGTGGCCGTGTCTCATTGGGCTTCAAACGGGTTGATCGAACTGTGGCCATGACATTGATCGAGAAGGTTGATCTTGAGATCGCCCAGCGTCCGCATGTCTATATCTTTGGTGCCGGTCATGTCGGCGATGCGCTGGCCATGGCGCTTTCACTTGTCCCGCTGCGAACGATATTGGTCGACACACGCGAGGATGAACTTTCCGCCACGCAGGTTCCCGGCATCGAAACCTGCCTGACGGCCATGCCTGAGGCGGTCGTTCGTGATGCGCCAGCGGGAAGTGCATTCGTCGTCCTCACCCACGACCATGCACTCGACTTCTTGATTACGACCGAAGCGCTTGCCAGGAATGATGCGTCCTACGTCGGCATGATTGGGTCGAAGACGAAACGCGCAACGTTTCGCAGCTGGTTGACACGTGAGGTGGGTCGTCCGGAGTTTTTCGACAGGCTGGTCTGTCCGGTCGGCGGGACCGCCGTGAAGGACAAGCGTCCTACTGTCATTGCGGCTCTGGCGGCGGCTGAAATCATGGTTTCGGCGTTAAACTATCGCCTTACGCCAAATGTTGCACCCAAAGAACGTAGGCGCGTTCCAGCCTGA
- a CDS encoding urate hydroxylase PuuD, with protein MYEYAIAWDWMNFAVRWLHVITGIAWIGSSFYFVALDLGLRQRPGLPAGAHGEEWQVHGGGFYHIQKYLVAPEQMPEHLTWFKWESYATWLSGFALLCIVYYAGADLYLIDPHVLDVSRPVAIAISLASIFGGWIVYDTICKSPLGRNDTQLMVLLYFVLVGMAWGYTQLFTGRAAFLHLGAFTATIMSANVFMIIIPNQKKVVADLIAGKLPDPKLGKQAKQRSTHNNYLTLPVLFLMLSNHYPLAFGTKYNWIIASLVFLMGVTIRHWFNTRHARKGEPTWTWLVTAILFVIIMWLSTVPKILSGEGAGERISAVQQPFISAEAFPKVKDTILGRCSMCHAKEPGWEGIIVPPKGVVLETDSEIAGHAREIYLQAGRSHAMPPANVSGITDDERRLLTSWYETTVQGGTVQ; from the coding sequence ATGTACGAATACGCTATTGCCTGGGACTGGATGAACTTCGCTGTTCGCTGGTTACATGTGATCACCGGCATTGCCTGGATCGGCTCGTCCTTCTATTTCGTGGCGCTCGACCTTGGTTTGCGCCAGCGTCCTGGCCTTCCAGCCGGCGCGCATGGTGAGGAGTGGCAAGTCCACGGCGGCGGTTTTTATCACATCCAGAAATATCTGGTGGCGCCCGAGCAGATGCCCGAACATTTGACATGGTTCAAATGGGAATCCTATGCGACGTGGCTTTCTGGCTTCGCCCTGCTCTGCATCGTCTACTATGCAGGCGCTGATCTGTACCTGATCGATCCGCATGTACTCGACGTATCGCGGCCAGTGGCTATCGCGATTTCGCTCGCATCGATTTTTGGCGGCTGGATCGTCTATGACACGATCTGCAAGTCGCCGCTTGGCAGAAACGACACGCAATTGATGGTCCTGCTCTATTTCGTGCTGGTGGGAATGGCATGGGGCTATACGCAGCTTTTCACTGGGCGTGCGGCGTTTCTGCATCTTGGCGCGTTCACGGCGACCATCATGTCTGCCAACGTGTTCATGATCATCATCCCGAACCAGAAGAAGGTCGTTGCCGACCTGATCGCAGGGAAGCTTCCAGATCCCAAGCTGGGCAAGCAGGCCAAGCAGCGCTCCACTCACAACAATTATTTGACCCTGCCAGTGCTGTTCCTGATGTTGTCCAACCACTATCCGCTGGCATTCGGCACCAAGTACAACTGGATCATTGCCTCGCTGGTGTTCCTGATGGGCGTCACGATCCGCCATTGGTTCAACACCCGCCACGCGCGCAAGGGGGAACCGACATGGACGTGGCTGGTTACCGCGATCCTTTTCGTTATCATCATGTGGCTGTCGACGGTGCCGAAGATCCTGTCTGGTGAAGGTGCCGGGGAGAGGATTTCTGCTGTCCAGCAGCCGTTTATTTCCGCCGAAGCCTTCCCCAAGGTGAAGGACACAATCCTCGGACGGTGCTCAATGTGCCACGCCAAGGAACCTGGCTGGGAGGGCATCATCGTCCCGCCCAAGGGTGTCGTGCTTGAAACCGACAGCGAGATCGCGGGACATGCCCGCGAGATCTACCTGCAGGCCGGGCGCTCACATGCGATGCCACCGGCCAATGTCAGCGGCATAACTGATGACGAGCG
- a CDS encoding LysR family transcriptional regulator has product MSYLDNLRVFVRVVELGNLSAAGRDQRASPAVASNRIKELERHLGVRLFNRTTRKLTPTEHGRVFYEGAVKIIEAINEAEAAIADLSKKPKGAIRITAPLGIGRRLIASGIPEFHDKYPDIEVRLRLSDHNVDIMSEGVDVAFKLGILEDSNLRMRGIMNCERVICASPDYLERRGTPLTPDDLIAEHHDCLLLRYPGSKEYFWTLQMPEGTRKLEVSGPYDSDDGDVLTQWALEGRGIINKPLFEVKSHLNDGTLKAILEDTPPASIQLAAIYPHKRFQDPKVRLMIDFMTERCQRLVSAMLE; this is encoded by the coding sequence ATGTCGTACCTTGATAACCTTCGTGTTTTTGTTCGAGTCGTCGAACTTGGAAACCTCTCTGCCGCCGGGCGCGACCAGCGTGCTTCTCCGGCTGTTGCCAGCAATCGGATCAAGGAACTCGAGCGTCATCTTGGTGTGCGTCTCTTCAATCGCACGACGCGCAAACTAACGCCGACCGAGCACGGCCGCGTATTCTACGAAGGCGCAGTCAAGATTATCGAGGCAATCAATGAGGCCGAAGCGGCGATTGCCGATCTGTCGAAAAAGCCCAAAGGTGCAATCCGGATCACCGCACCCCTTGGCATTGGCCGGCGCCTGATCGCATCCGGCATTCCGGAGTTTCACGACAAGTACCCGGATATCGAGGTGCGGCTGCGATTGTCAGATCACAACGTCGATATCATGAGCGAGGGTGTCGATGTTGCCTTCAAGCTCGGCATACTCGAGGACTCCAATTTGCGCATGCGCGGCATCATGAATTGCGAAAGGGTAATCTGCGCGTCGCCTGATTATCTGGAAAGGCGCGGTACACCCTTAACGCCCGACGATCTGATAGCCGAACATCACGATTGCCTGCTGCTACGTTATCCGGGTTCCAAGGAATATTTCTGGACGCTGCAGATGCCGGAAGGTACGCGCAAGCTGGAAGTCAGCGGTCCTTATGATTCCGATGATGGCGATGTACTGACACAATGGGCGCTCGAGGGTCGCGGCATCATCAACAAACCGTTGTTTGAAGTGAAAAGCCATTTGAATGACGGAACGCTGAAAGCGATCCTCGAAGACACGCCGCCAGCCAGTATTCAGCTCGCCGCAATCTACCCGCACAAGCGGTTTCAGGATCCGAAGGTCCGGCTTATGATCGACTTTATGACCGAGCGCTGTCAGCGCCTGGTCAGTGCAATGTTGGAATAA
- the xdhB gene encoding xanthine dehydrogenase molybdopterin binding subunit — protein sequence MNVVQPMTRIRGGVHEKQPHESGHKHVSGTAEYIDDMAEPSDTLHAYLGLSHRAHAEIVSIDFEAVKLCAGVIGVLTVDDIPGHNDVSPAGKHDDPVFAVGKVEFHGQPIFAVIAETRQIARQAASKVKIAYRDLDHVTDVLEAEKANYPLVIDPLKLERGDIAVGLAGAKNRLNGEMRIGGQDHFYLEGHIAFAIPGEDDEVTVFSSTQHPSETQHMVGHVLGIPSNAVTVNVRRMGGGFGGKETQANLFAAVAAIAAKKYRRAVKIRPDRDDDMIATGKRHDFHVAYELGFDDEGRIEAVDATFSARCGFSADLSGPVTDRALFHADNCYFYPNVRLRSRPLKTNTVSNTAFRGFGGPQGMVGGERMIEEIAYALGKDPLEIRKANFYGGEGRNLTPYHQTVEDNIIPQIIAELEESSEYAARREAIINFNRHSRIIKRGIALTPVKFGISFTKTEYNQAGALVHVYTDGSIHLNHGGTEMGQGLNTKVAQVVADEFQVDLDRIRITATTTAKVPNTSATAASSGSDLNGMAAANAAQQIRARLVQFAVEQYGVAKEEVFFEPNTVRVGDRLIPFPEFIKSAYGARVQLSAAGFYKTPKIHWSRSEGRGRPFYYFAYGASVSEVSIDTLTGEYQVDRTDILHDVGKSLNPALDLGQVEGAFVQGMGWLTTEELWWDAKGRLRTHAPSTYKIPLASDRPRTFNVQLATWSVNREETIRRSKAVGEPPFMLAISVLEAISMAIASVADYRISPRLDAPATPERVLMAVERLRSAGKEL from the coding sequence ATGAATGTAGTTCAGCCAATGACGCGAATTCGCGGTGGCGTGCACGAAAAACAGCCGCATGAATCCGGTCACAAGCATGTGTCCGGCACGGCCGAATACATCGATGACATGGCAGAGCCGTCCGACACGCTGCATGCTTATCTCGGTCTGTCGCACCGCGCGCACGCGGAAATCGTGTCGATCGATTTCGAAGCGGTGAAGTTGTGCGCCGGTGTTATAGGCGTCCTGACTGTCGATGATATTCCGGGTCACAACGACGTTAGCCCCGCAGGCAAACATGACGATCCCGTCTTTGCAGTTGGCAAGGTAGAATTCCACGGCCAGCCCATCTTCGCGGTGATTGCTGAAACGCGCCAGATCGCGCGCCAGGCCGCCTCGAAAGTCAAGATCGCATACCGCGATCTCGATCACGTCACCGATGTATTGGAAGCCGAAAAAGCCAACTATCCGCTGGTGATCGATCCGCTGAAACTTGAGCGCGGCGATATTGCCGTTGGCCTTGCCGGGGCGAAGAATCGCCTGAATGGCGAGATGCGCATTGGCGGACAGGACCACTTCTACCTGGAGGGCCACATTGCCTTCGCTATTCCCGGTGAAGACGATGAGGTGACGGTCTTCTCCTCGACCCAGCATCCAAGCGAAACCCAGCATATGGTTGGCCATGTTCTCGGAATTCCGTCCAACGCAGTGACCGTCAACGTGCGACGCATGGGTGGCGGTTTTGGGGGCAAGGAAACGCAGGCTAATCTTTTTGCAGCCGTTGCGGCGATTGCCGCCAAGAAGTACCGGCGGGCGGTGAAGATCCGGCCGGATCGCGACGATGACATGATTGCAACCGGCAAGCGTCACGACTTCCACGTAGCCTATGAACTGGGCTTCGATGACGAAGGGCGCATTGAAGCTGTCGATGCCACGTTCTCCGCCCGCTGTGGTTTTTCTGCTGATCTTTCGGGGCCCGTAACCGACCGTGCATTGTTTCACGCTGACAATTGCTACTTCTATCCCAATGTTCGGCTGCGTTCGCGGCCGCTGAAGACCAACACCGTTTCCAACACGGCCTTTCGCGGTTTCGGTGGCCCGCAGGGCATGGTCGGCGGCGAGCGGATGATCGAGGAGATCGCCTATGCGCTTGGGAAGGACCCGCTGGAAATTCGCAAAGCCAATTTCTATGGCGGTGAAGGCCGCAATCTTACGCCGTATCACCAGACGGTCGAAGATAATATCATCCCGCAGATCATCGCGGAGCTTGAAGAGTCGTCTGAATACGCGGCGCGGCGCGAGGCGATTATCAACTTCAACCGCCACAGCCGCATCATCAAGCGGGGTATAGCGCTGACGCCGGTCAAGTTCGGCATCTCCTTCACCAAGACCGAATACAATCAGGCTGGCGCTCTCGTCCATGTCTATACGGACGGTTCAATCCACCTCAACCATGGTGGTACCGAGATGGGACAGGGGCTGAATACCAAGGTAGCGCAGGTGGTGGCCGATGAATTCCAGGTCGACCTCGATCGCATCAGGATAACGGCAACAACAACCGCAAAGGTTCCGAATACCTCTGCGACCGCTGCTTCTTCCGGTTCTGACCTTAATGGCATGGCCGCAGCCAACGCTGCTCAGCAGATCAGGGCGCGCCTCGTTCAGTTTGCCGTCGAGCAATATGGTGTTGCAAAGGAAGAGGTTTTCTTCGAGCCCAATACGGTGCGGGTAGGCGACCGGCTCATCCCGTTTCCCGAATTCATCAAGTCAGCCTATGGCGCGCGTGTACAGCTCTCGGCGGCGGGTTTCTACAAAACGCCAAAAATCCACTGGAGCAGGTCGGAGGGCAGGGGCCGTCCATTCTACTATTTCGCCTACGGCGCTTCCGTATCCGAGGTGAGCATCGACACGCTGACCGGCGAATATCAGGTCGACCGTACCGATATTCTTCATGATGTGGGCAAGTCGTTGAACCCGGCACTTGATCTTGGTCAGGTGGAAGGTGCCTTCGTGCAGGGCATGGGTTGGCTGACGACAGAAGAATTGTGGTGGGATGCCAAGGGCCGGTTGCGCACGCACGCTCCGTCCACGTACAAGATACCGCTGGCATCGGATCGTCCGCGCACGTTCAACGTGCAGCTTGCCACCTGGTCGGTGAATCGTGAGGAAACGATCCGCCGCTCCAAGGCAGTCGGCGAACCGCCCTTCATGTTGGCGATCTCCGTGCTGGAAGCAATCTCGATGGCAATTGCCAGTGTAGCGGACTATCGAATTTCACCGCGCCTGGATGCCCCGGCCACACCAGAGCGTGTATTGATGGCAGTCGAACGTTTGCGGTCGGCGGGCAAGGAGCTGTGA